The Antedon mediterranea chromosome 11, ecAntMedi1.1, whole genome shotgun sequence genome window below encodes:
- the LOC140062306 gene encoding juvenile hormone acid O-methyltransferase-like: protein MNSKLSAMYSKCRRVQAIGINKYTSKFDFSKDDRVLDVGCGSGNFTSDIARNVSSVVGIDYSDDMIDYAKQHHQLSNVKYAVCDAQDFGTNLSKWKQNQFNKVTSMYVLHWVKDKKKTIQNIQQCMKQGGELFILVVGPIFLFGGTGENELPSYLKNHSKWNRFLKDYEGGIKNDLNSDGWCSLLETEGFLLVSKEVIDPSMFIIENDYELDGYVRTMSGQLTRIPDDLQDEFVKDAMDWCKRELPVNSDGIMYSDCECYFLHAKKM, encoded by the exons ATGAATAGTAAATTGTCTGCCATGTACTCAAAATGCCGTCGGGTGCAAGCAATCGGTATCAATAAGTACACTTCCAAATTCGATTTTTCAAAAGATGACAGAGTTTTAGATGTTGGTTGCGGTTCAGGAAACTTTACTTCGGATATAGCTCGTAACGTGTCGTCAGTAGTTG gcATCGATTACTCCGACGATATGATTGATTATGCAAAACAACATCACCAATTAAGCAATGTGAAGTATGCTGTCTGTGACGCTCAGGATTTTGGAACAAATCTCTCAAAATGGAAACAAAATCAGTTTAATAAAGTCACATCAATGTACGTCTTGCACTGGGTGAAAGATAAGAAAAAGACTATCCAAAATATACAACAATGTATGAAACAAGGCggagaattatttattttagttgttGGTCCAATCTTCCTATTTGGTGGAACTGGAGAAAATGAGCTTCCGTCTTATCTTAAGAACCACTCAAAGTGGAATCGTTTTCTTAAG GATTACGAAGGCGGTATAAAAAATGACTTAAACTCGGATGGTTGGTGTAGTCTTTTAGAAACTGAAGGATTCTTATTGGTCAGCAAAGAAGTCATAGATCCCTCCATGTTTATCATAGAAAATGATTATGAACTTGATG GTTATGTTCGCACTATGTCTGGACAATTAACTCGAATACCCGATGATCTTCAAGATGAATTTGTTAAAGATGCGATGGATTGGTGTAAACGAGAACTACCAGTAAATAGTGATGGCATTATGTATTCTGATTGTGAATGTTACTTCCTTCATGCTAAGAAAATGTGA
- the LOC140063050 gene encoding meiotic recombination protein SPO11-like: MANEPDLCSTHCDLWHNIDKLQKEIIIYERIHVLSNENKEQVAISVKTESSLRYRNDVLRKLEDNIERIIERLQQNKAPAVAFDSRTSWQNVSFSADVGLKLDKDKSVSELRFDSINSTTRFALMLSLMSECYKLVQSNTFSTKRDIYYRDPQLFGSQSVVDELADNIACMLSVPRHHLHLLATSKGCLAGDLSFIEMDGNCVDCSTTTTGILVPSHVEGLTNIRSEAKFVLIVEKDATFQKLLDDGLLKRIKNCIIITGKGFPDINTRMMVRKLWDCFHIPIFGLVDADPHGIEILCVYKFGSKSYSFDSHNLTVPSIRWLGVLPSDIKHLQIRKESLIPLTKADMDKAGELIKRPYYKQIPTWMKEIQILLTSGYKAEIQTLTAISNNFLTDVYIPNKIQHGGWI, from the exons ATGGCGAACGAACCAGATTTATGTTCAACACATTGTGATTTGTGGCATAATATAGATAAActtcaaaaagaaattattatctATGAACGCATACATGTTTTAAGTAATGAAAACAAAGAACAGGTAGCTATTTCAGTTAAAACGGAGTCTTCTTTACGTTACAG GAATGATGTGCTGAGAAAATTAGAAGACAATATAGAAAGGATCATTGAACGTTTACAACAGAACAAAGCACCTGCAGTTGCATTTGATAGTAGAACAAGTTGGCAAAATGTAAG TTTTTCAGCTGATGTTGGACTCAAGTTAGATAAGGACAAAAGTGTTTCAGAACTCCGGTTTGACTCAATCAATTCAACTACAAGATTTG CTCTGATGCTAAGCCTGATGTCTGAATGCTATAAACTAGTCCAAAGCAACACATTCTCAACTAAACG AGACATTTATTACAGAGATCCTCAATTGTTTGGTAGCCAATCAGTGGTAGATGAGCTAGCTGACAACATAGCTTGTATGTTGTCTGTTCCTCGACATCATCTACATTTg tTGGCAACGTCCAAAGGATGTCTAGCTGGTGATCttagttttattgaaatggaTGGTAATTGTGTAGATTGCTCAACCACTACAACA gGTATTTTGGTTCCATCACACGTTGAAGGTCTTACAA ATATTCGTTCTGAagcaaaatttgttttaatcgttGAGAAGGATGCAACATTCCAGAAGTTGTTGGATGATGGTTTACTGAAGAGAATTAAGAACTGTATCATTATCACA GGTAAAGGTTTTCCAGACATCAACACAAGAATGATGGTGCGTAAATTATGGGATTGCTTTCATATTCCAATCTTTGGTTTAGTTGATGCGGATCCACATG GTATTGAAATACTTTGTGTTTACAAATTTGGATCAAAG TCATACTCATTTGATTCTCACAACCTGACTGTCCCAAGTATACGATGGTTAGGAGTTCTACCTTCAGACATCAAACACCTTCAAATACGCAAAGAAAGCCTTATACCTCTTACAAAGGCTGATATGGATAAGGCAGGAGAACTTATAAAAAGGCCTTATTACAAACAAATACCAACGTGGATGAAAGAG ATCCAGATTCTACTTACAAGTGGTTATAAAGCCGAAATACAGACACTCACCGCCATCTCAAACAATTTCCTGACCGATGTTTACATTCCAAATAAAATTCAACATGGAGGATGGATATAA
- the LOC140063051 gene encoding uncharacterized protein, giving the protein MNSKLSAMYSKCRRFQALSIDMLTSKFDFSKDDRVLDVGCGSGNFTSDIARNVSLVVGIGVSDDMIDYAKQHHQLNNVEYVWVKDKKKTIQNIQQCMKGGGELFILVVGPMCRLCGTKENELPSYLKNHPKWNRFLMDYEGGLKNDLDLDGWCSLLETEGFSLVSKEVIDPTIFIIENDYELDGYVRTLSGQLARIPDNLQDEIVKDAMDWCKLYPTLNTMEVYRPCQPLSLYWAAT; this is encoded by the exons ATGAATAGTAAATTATCTGCCATGTACTCAAAATGTCGCCGATTTCAAGCACTTTCAATCGATATGTTAACTTCCAAATTCGATTTCTCAAAGGACGACAGAGTTTTAGATGTTGGTTGCGGTTCAGGAAACTTTACTTCGGATATAGCTCGTAACGTGTCGTTAGTAGTTG gtaTCGGTGTCTCCGACGATATGATTGATTATGCTAAACAGCATCACCAATTGAACAATGTGGAGTATGTT TGGGTCAAAGATAAGAAAAAGACTATTCAAAATATACAACAATGTATGAAAGGAGGCggagaattatttattttagttgttGGTCCAATGTGCAGATTGTGTGGAACTAAAGAAAATGAGCTTCCGTCTTATCTTAAGAACCACCCAAAGTGGAATCGTTTTCTTATG GATTACGAAGGTGGTTTGAAAAATGACTTGGACTTGGATGGTTGGTGTAGTCTTTTGGAAACTGAAGGATTCTCATTGGTCAGCAAAGAAGTTATAGACCCAACCATCTTTATCATAGAAAATGATTATGAACTTGATG gTTATGTTCGCACTCTCTCGGGACAATTGGCCCGAATACCGGATAATCTTCAAGATGAAATTGTTAAAGATGCGATGGATTGGTGTAAACTGTACCCAACATTAAACACTATGGAAGTCTACCGTCCATGCCAACCGCTATCACTTTACTGGGCCGCTACCTAG
- the LOC140062448 gene encoding meiotic recombination protein SPO11-like isoform X1 — translation MANEPDLCSTHCDLWHNIDKLQKEIIIYERIHALSNENKEQVAISVKAESSLRYRNDVLRKLEDNIERIIERLQQNKAPAVAFDSRTSWQNVSFSADVGLKLDKDKSVSELRFDSINSTTRFALMLSLMSECYKLVQSNTFSTKRDIYYRDPQLFGSQSVVDELADNIACMLSVPRHHLHLLATSKGCLAGDLSFIEMDGNCVYCSTTTTGILVPSHVEGLTNIRSEAKFVLIVEKDATFQKLLDDGLLKRIKNCIIITGKGFPDINTRMMVRKLWDCFHIPIFGLVDADPHGIEILCVYKFGSKSYSFDSHNLTVPSIRWLGVLPSDIKHLQIRKESLIPLTKADMDKAGELIKRPYYKQIPTWMKEIQILLTSGYKAEIQTLTAISNNFLTDVYIPNKIQHGGWI, via the exons ATGGCGAACGAACCAGATTTATGTTCAACACATTGTGATTTGTGGCATAATATAGATAAActtcaaaaagaaattattatctATGAACGCATACATGCTTTAAGTAATGAAAACAAAGAACAGGTAGCTATTTCAGTTAAAGCGGAGTCTTCTTTACGTTACAG GAATGATGTGCTGAGAAAATTAGAAGACAATATAGAAAGGATCATTGAACGTTTACAACAGAACAAAGCACCTGCAGTTGCATTTGATAGTAGAACAAGTTGGCAAAATGTAAG TTTTTCAGCTGATGTTGGACTCAAGTTAGATAAGGACAAAAGTGTTTCAGAACTCCGGTTTGACTCAATCAATTCAACTACAAGATTTG CTCTGATGCTAAGCCTGATGTCTGAATGCTATAAACTAGTCCAAAGCAACACATTCTCAACTAAACG AGACATTTATTACAGAGATCCTCAATTGTTTGGTAGCCAATCAGTGGTAGATGAGCTAGCTGACAACATAGCTTGTATGTTGTCTGTTCCTCGACATCATCTACATTTg tTGGCAACGTCCAAAGGATGTCTAGCTGGTGATCttagttttattgaaatggaTGGTAATTGTGTATATTGCTCAACAACTACAACA gGTATTTTGGTTCCATCACACGTTGAAGGTCTTACAA ATATTCGTTCTGAagcaaaatttgttttaatcgttGAGAAGGATGCAACATTCCAGAAGTTGTTGGATGATGGTTTACTGAAGAGAATTAAGAACTGTATCATTATCACA GGTAAAGGTTTTCCCGACATCAACACAAGAATGATGGTGCGTAAATTATGGGATTGCTTTCATATTCCAATCTTTGGTTTAGTTGATGCGGATCCACACG GTATTGAAATACTTTGTGTTTACAAATTTGGATCAAAG TCATACTCATTTGATTCTCACAACCTGACTGTCCCAAGTATACGATGGTTAGGAGTTCTACCTTCAGACATCAAACACCTTCAAATACGCAAAGAAAGCCTTATACCTCTTACAAAGGCTGATATGGATAAGGCAGGAGAACTTATAAAAAGGCCTTATTACAAACAAATACCAACGTGGATGAAAGAG ATCCAGATTCTACTTACAAGTGGTTATAAAGCCGAAATACAGACACTCACCGCCATCTCAAACAATTTCCTGACCGATGTTTACATTCCAAATAAAATTCAACATGGAGGATGGATATAA
- the LOC140062448 gene encoding meiotic recombination protein SPO11-like isoform X2: protein MANEPDLCSTHCDLWHNIDKLQKEIIIYERIHALSNENKEQVAISVKAESSLRYRNDVLRKLEDNIERIIERLQQNKAPAVAFDSRTSWQNVSFSADVGLKLDKDKSVSELRFDSINSTTRFALMLSLMSECYKLVQSNTFSTKRDPQLFGSQSVVDELADNIACMLSVPRHHLHLLATSKGCLAGDLSFIEMDGNCVYCSTTTTGILVPSHVEGLTNIRSEAKFVLIVEKDATFQKLLDDGLLKRIKNCIIITGKGFPDINTRMMVRKLWDCFHIPIFGLVDADPHGIEILCVYKFGSKSYSFDSHNLTVPSIRWLGVLPSDIKHLQIRKESLIPLTKADMDKAGELIKRPYYKQIPTWMKEIQILLTSGYKAEIQTLTAISNNFLTDVYIPNKIQHGGWI, encoded by the exons ATGGCGAACGAACCAGATTTATGTTCAACACATTGTGATTTGTGGCATAATATAGATAAActtcaaaaagaaattattatctATGAACGCATACATGCTTTAAGTAATGAAAACAAAGAACAGGTAGCTATTTCAGTTAAAGCGGAGTCTTCTTTACGTTACAG GAATGATGTGCTGAGAAAATTAGAAGACAATATAGAAAGGATCATTGAACGTTTACAACAGAACAAAGCACCTGCAGTTGCATTTGATAGTAGAACAAGTTGGCAAAATGTAAG TTTTTCAGCTGATGTTGGACTCAAGTTAGATAAGGACAAAAGTGTTTCAGAACTCCGGTTTGACTCAATCAATTCAACTACAAGATTTG CTCTGATGCTAAGCCTGATGTCTGAATGCTATAAACTAGTCCAAAGCAACACATTCTCAACTAAACG AGATCCTCAATTGTTTGGTAGCCAATCAGTGGTAGATGAGCTAGCTGACAACATAGCTTGTATGTTGTCTGTTCCTCGACATCATCTACATTTg tTGGCAACGTCCAAAGGATGTCTAGCTGGTGATCttagttttattgaaatggaTGGTAATTGTGTATATTGCTCAACAACTACAACA gGTATTTTGGTTCCATCACACGTTGAAGGTCTTACAA ATATTCGTTCTGAagcaaaatttgttttaatcgttGAGAAGGATGCAACATTCCAGAAGTTGTTGGATGATGGTTTACTGAAGAGAATTAAGAACTGTATCATTATCACA GGTAAAGGTTTTCCCGACATCAACACAAGAATGATGGTGCGTAAATTATGGGATTGCTTTCATATTCCAATCTTTGGTTTAGTTGATGCGGATCCACACG GTATTGAAATACTTTGTGTTTACAAATTTGGATCAAAG TCATACTCATTTGATTCTCACAACCTGACTGTCCCAAGTATACGATGGTTAGGAGTTCTACCTTCAGACATCAAACACCTTCAAATACGCAAAGAAAGCCTTATACCTCTTACAAAGGCTGATATGGATAAGGCAGGAGAACTTATAAAAAGGCCTTATTACAAACAAATACCAACGTGGATGAAAGAG ATCCAGATTCTACTTACAAGTGGTTATAAAGCCGAAATACAGACACTCACCGCCATCTCAAACAATTTCCTGACCGATGTTTACATTCCAAATAAAATTCAACATGGAGGATGGATATAA
- the LOC140062177 gene encoding juvenile hormone acid O-methyltransferase-like encodes MNSKLSAMYSKCRRVQAIGINKYTSKFDFSKDDRVLDVGCGSGNFTSDIARNVSSVVGIDYSDDMIDYAKQHHQLSNVKYAVCDAQDFGTNLSKWKQNQFNKVTSMYVLHWVKDKKKTIQNIQQCMKQGGELFILVVGPIFLFGGTGENELPSYLKNHSKWNRFLKDYEGGIKNDLNSDGWCSLLETEGFLLVSKEVIDPSMFIIENDYELDGYVRTMSGQLTRIPDDLQDEFVKDAMDWCKRELPVNSDGIMYSDCECYFLHAKKM; translated from the exons ATGAATAGTAAATTGTCTGCCATGTACTCAAAATGCCGCCGGGTGCAAGCAATCGGTATCAATAAGTACACTTCCAAATTTGATTTCTCAAAAGATGACAGAGTTTTAGATGTTGGTTGCGGTTCAGGAAACTTTACTTCGGATATAGCTCGTAACGTGTCGTCAGTAGTTG gcATCGATTACTCCGACGATATGATTGATTATGCAAAACAACATCACCAATTAAGCAATGTGAAGTATGCTGTCTGTGACGCTCAGGATTTTGGAACGAATCTCTCAAAATGGAAACAAAATCAGTTTAATAAAGTCACATCAATGTACGTCTTGCACTGGGTGAAAGATAAGAAAAAGACTATCCAAAATATACAACAATGTATGAAACAAGGCggagaattatttattttagttgttGGTCCAATCTTCCTATTTGGTGGAACTGGAGAAAATGAGCTTCCGTCTTATCTTAAGAACCACTCAAAGTGGAATCGTTTTCTTAAG GATTACGAAGGCGGTATAAAAAATGACTTAAACTCGGATGGTTGGTGTAGTCTTTTAGAAACTGAAGGATTCTTATTGGTCAGCAAAGAAGTCATAGATCCCTCCATGTTTATCATAGAAAATGATTATGAACTTGATG GTTATGTTCGCACTATGTCTGGACAATTAACTCGAATACCCGATGATCTTCAAGATGAATTTGTTAAAGATGCGATGGATTGGTGTAAACGAGAACTACCAGTAAATAGTGATGGCATTATGTATTCTGATTGTGAATGTTACTTCCTTCATGCTAAGAAAATGTGA